TAGTTCCTTCTCTTATATTTGGATTTAATAATTTTAAATAGTTTATAAAGCTGATATTTTTAGGAAAAAATACACTCATATCATTAAAAATATCTTTTTCAAAACTAATACTTATAATGAAACACCAAAGAATAGGAACCATTATAAAAATTAAAAAGATGATAACTGAAATACAGTAGACTATATTATTTTTATAATTTTTCATCTTTTTTCACCTTTTTTAAAAATCTTATATATAAAAATCCTAAAGCTCCTAAAATTATTGTCAACATATATGAGATTGCACTTCCATATCCGATATTAAAGAAGGAAAAAGTTTGATTATAATTATAGAGCATAAAGGGTTCACCTATTTTTCTAAATCCAACAAGGGCAACTACTTCATCAAATATATTTATTCCAGCTAAGATTAAATTAACTATAACAATTATAAATGAGGGTTTGAGAATAGGAAGTAATATATCCTTTATTTGATAAAAAGTAGATGCTCCATCTACTTGGGCAGCCTCAAAAATATCATCTGGAATAGCTTTAATATTAGCTAAAATAAGTATGCTACAAAAAGGAATAACTCTCCAAGAGAGTATAATTCCTAAAATTATCAGTGATATATATCTATTATTTAACCAGAGTATTGCTC
The genomic region above belongs to Candidatus Fusobacterium pullicola and contains:
- a CDS encoding sugar ABC transporter permease, with amino-acid sequence MKREDKVLPYVLILPGVFIVVLTILYPILLTLIYSLQFYKLTKPYDRKIIGLQNYIEIFKNFDFYTTLINTGVIIGVVLVVGTILSFTIALILNRDTKLSNILTAVAIIPWALPPVVNGVIWKFIFYPEFGLINKILYSLGIVDGAILWLNNRYISLIILGIILSWRVIPFCSILILANIKAIPDDIFEAAQVDGASTFYQIKDILLPILKPSFIIVIVNLILAGINIFDEVVALVGFRKIGEPFMLYNYNQTFSFFNIGYGSAISYMLTIILGALGFLYIRFLKKVKKDEKL